The genomic interval CCGGAGCGAGCATCCGTAGCGCAGTCGCGGCGTCCTCGTCGGTGAGGTTGCCGAGACGACCATCAGCCGCGAGGAGCAGGCGGTACTCGTCGCGCGTGTGACCCGCGATCAGCTCGACATCGCGGCCTGCTCCGTCAGCCAGTGCCTCGAACGGCGTCCGAGGCAGGACGTCGCCATCGACGACCGGCGCCAACGGGATTCCCATGTACGCCGCCGCGCCCCATCGAGCGATCTCTGGCTGCATCGCGGTGGCCACGGTGTCCGAGGCTTCGACCAGCTCCGCGATCGCGACCTTGCGCAGTTCGTCGACAGTCGGTGCGAGATCCAGCAGGTCTGCGATCGCGGCCATGATGTCGCCGGCCAGCGGCGGCGAGAAGAACGTGCCGGGTGCACTCTGCGTGATGGCCCTGCGGAACAGGCCGGCCGCGCGAGGCATCGCGAGGAGCGCTGCGATCGAACCCGCTCCGGCCGACTGCCCGAACACAGTGACGTGCGCTGGGTCGCCGCCGAACGCAGCAATGTTCGCGCGCACCCACTCCAGCGCGGCGATCTGGTCGAGCAGACCGCGGTTCGCCGGAGCGCCTTCCACTTGCCCAAAGCCGTCGATGCCGAGGCGGTGGTTGAACGTGACCACGACGACGTCACCGTCGGCAGCCAGCCGCATGCCGTCGTACGACGGATCACCGGACTGGCCGAACGCGTAGCCGCCGCCGTAGATCCACACCATCACCGGAAGCGCTGACCTGAGGTGCGGCGACCAGACGTTGACAGTCAGCCAGTCGTCGCCGCTGACCGGGTTCGAGGGCGGCCCGAAGATCAGCGACTGCGGTGGCGGCGGTCCGAACGACATAGCCTCGCGTACGCCGGCCCACGCCTCGGCCGGCTGCGGCGCCGCGAAGCGCAGTTCGCCCACCGGCGGACGGGCGAACGGGATGCCGCGGAAGACGGCCAGTCCGTTCTCGCTGCGACCCCGAACGAGTCCGGTAGTCGTGCGGACCTCAGGGCCCGGGTCGCTCATCCGCCCATGTTCCCGCCGTACGCGCGACCTGTCGTCAGGTTTGTGGCGGCGGGCCGTATCGGAACGCGCCGACACTCGTTGTGATCGGTGTCGTGAGTCGCACAATTCTTAACCATCGGCTGGTGAGAACGGGCTCCTCCAGGGCGGGTCGCGGCTGGTAGGGTTCACGGCTGTCGGTCGACGCGATGACCTACCGGGTGCGCCCGGTCACGGCATCGTTCCGGCCGGTGGAATACGGGGCTGCTTTCGGTGTGAAGTGAGGCGGGTCTGCCCTGAACCCGCTCCGTCCAGTTCGGGAGGCGCGTGTCCGTGGGTCGCCAACTGGTCGGCGTCTCTACGCTCGTAGCCGACGCATGCCGGCGTCCCGTCGTCCCCGCGTCCGAGCCTCCCGTGCTGCAGCTGGTGGTGGCATCGGCGTGAGAAGTGGTGCTGACCGGCCGGCGATCTCCACCGGGCCGGCATTGATGATTCCCGCGGGGTACCCACGCGACCTGCCGAGTGCGCTGCTGCGGGCCGCGCGCGACTTCAGCGGCGCCGGCGTGGTCGAGATCGGTGCGGACGGCCGGGAGACCAAGCTCGACTTCCCGACGCTGCTCGAGCTCGCCGCCCGGATCCTCGCCGGCCTGCGCGCGAACGGCGTCCGCGCGGGTGATCCCGCGGTCGTGCACTGCACCGAACCGGTCGGTTTCTTCGCTGCGTTCTGGGCCTGCACGCTCGGCGGCATCCGGCCGCTGCTGGTCGCGCCGAACCCTGGCGGCGACCGGACCGAGGAAGGCCGCGAGCGACTCCGCAAGATCACCGACCTGCTCGGCTGGACGGTCCTGATCGGCCGCCCGTCCGACCTGCCGAACGACCTCGGTCTGCCGGTCCTCGACCCCGACGCGATGGCGGGCCACGAGCCGACCTCGGACTTCCACCGCCCGGCCGCGGACGACGTCGCCGTACTGATGCTGTCCTCGGGATCGACCGGTACGCCGAAGATCGTGCAGCTGACGCATCGCGGCCTGGTCGAGTTCGCCGCCGGTACGCCGGCGATGCTGCCGGTGCGACCGGGACAGACAACGCTGAACTGGCTGCCGCTGGACCGCAGCGGCGCGTTCCTGCTGTACCACCTGCTGCCCGTGTTCACCGGGTGCACGAACATCCACGTGAACACGGACTGGGTGCTGGCCAACCCGCTGCGCTGGCTCGATCTGATGGACCAGCACCGGGTCAACCACTCGTGGTCGCCGAACTTCGGGTACCGGCTCGCCACTGCCGCGGTGGCTGGGGAGCCGGACCGGCATTGGGACCTGTCCGCGCTGCGCAGTCTGGTCAGCGGTGGAGAGCAGATCACCGTGCCGGTGATGTCGGAGTTCCTGCGGGTGACGAACCGGTTCGGCGTCGTACCGGAGACGTTCGTCGCGGCGTGGGGGATGACCGAGACGGTCACCGGGATCACGTTCGCGCGCCCCGGCCTGACGCCGAACGTGCACCGCGTCCGGATCCCACCGACCGGCGTGGTCGAGTGGGTCGACCAGCGGCCGTCGTCCGGCAAGGTCGCCGTCGCGCGGCCGGGTAAGCCGCGGACCGATGCACCCGGCGTGCTCTCGCTGGTGTCGGTCGGAGCGCCGGCGCCCGGTACGACGGTGCGCATCGTGGCACCGAACGGCGCGGTACTGCCTGAAGGCCGGATCGGTCAGCTGCAGGTCGCGTCGGCGCGCGTGACACCGGGGTACCTGGGCAACCTGGAAGCCGATCGGACCGCGTTCCCGGTCGGGAACTGGCCGGCCCGGAAATGGCTCGCGACCGGCGACCAGGGGTTCATCACCGGCGGGCAGGTCGTCATCACCGGCCGGGACAGCGAACGCATCATCATGTCCGGCAAGCTGCACTACGCCCACGACATCGAGTCCGTCGCCACCACGGTCGTCGGCGCCGAACACGGCCTGGTCGCCGCCTGCGGTGTCGCGGACGAGGAGAGCGGGACCGACCGCCTGGTCGTCTTCTACGCGCTCACCGCCGACTCCGTCCCCGGCATGGACCAGGCCATCCGCAGCCTGATCCAGACCCGCCTCGGCCTCCCCGCCCAGGTCGTCGGCGTACCGCGCCGCGACTTCCCCACCACCCCCGGCGGCAAGATCCTCCGCCCACTGCTCAAGCAGCGCTGGATCGACGGCACCCTCCTCCAGCCCCCCGCCGCCCCCCACGTAGAACCAGCCGGCGCCACCCCCAACTCCGGCCCCACCGGCCAAGGCCCGTCCGCAACTCCGGAAACCACGCCGTACGCCGACGAGGACCCGTCAGAACGCACCACCGAACTCCCGGTGGTCCGCCTGGCCTGGAAACGCGAACTACAGCAATCCATCCCCACCCCACCCCAACGCCCCACCCTAGGCACCCCCACCCCACCACCCCCGGCCCCTGCGCTGTCCGAGCCCGCAACCTCCGCGACTCCAGAGGACTCTGCGGTGCCGGAGGCTGCGTCCACGTCAGCGTCCAACCTAGTGTCAACCGAGCCTGTGCCGAGCGAGTCTGCGCCCTCGCTAGCTTCGGATGCCGCCGCATCCGAGTCCACGCCGACTGACCCGGCCTCCGCTGCCGAGCAGACGGTGTCCGGCCCCGCCGCGTCCGACTCTGCCGACGCCTCCGAGCCTGCAACGTCGGAGCCAGACGTACCGCTCACCTCCGGGTTCGCCTCCGACCCGGCGCAGGAAGAGTCGGCGGCAGCAGCGCCCGATGCCAGCGAAGTACCTGCGGCCGACTCTGAGCCGGCTACCGAGCCTGCCGAGTCCGCAGCGCTTGCGGATGCAGCAGATGCGGCCGAGGTGGACCCAGCGCACACCGAGCCGGCGACTGCAGAAGCGCCAGGTGACAGCGCAGTACCCGAGGCTGAGCTGACTGCTGAGTCCGCCGCACCTGGAGCGACCGACTCCGGTGCGAGCGCAGTACCTGCGACCGGGGTTGAGTTGGAACCGGAGCAGACCGAGGCGGCGACAGCAGAAGAGCGGGAGTCCAGTGCCACCGCAGTACCTGCGGCAGAGCTGACCGAGGAGGCTCACGAGTCCGCCACGCCTGCACCAACTGCGTCCGATGCGCTCGAGGTACCTGCAGCTGAGTTGGACCCGGACGCAGAGTCCGGTGCCGACGCGGAAGCTGCGGCCACGGCTGAGGTGACAGCCGAGGCGGCTGGATCCGAGACGCCTGTAGTACCCACGCTTGAGGACGAGCCTGCGGTCGAGGAGACCTCGCCAGACGCGAGTACAGCTGCGGTTGAAGGCACGCCAGGCGCAGTCCAAGACCCCGAAGCACCAGCTGCCGAGACACACCCCATCGCCGTACCTGTTGTTGCCGACGACGCCGCCGACGAAGAATCCACCAACACCGCGCAGGCAGCTCCAGCTCCCATCGAGTCGCAGGAGCAGGCTGAGCGCGAGGACGCCGCAGGAGAGCAGGCTGGCGCTGAGGTAGAAGCTGATGAAGCCGGCAGCGAGTACGAGCGGTCTTCGGATGACGAGTCCGACGTAGGCGATGTCGAGTCGGGTACGGCGGCTGCGGATGTTGATGCCGTTGACGCCGAGCAGGCTGCCGACGAACCCGCTGACCATCAGCTGGACACCGATGCCGAGCTCGAGCCGGGTGCACCGACCGCCGTTGACGGAGCCGACGGTGCGGAGGCCGAGGCGACCGAGTCCGCGGGGTCCGGGGGGATTGTCGCCAACGAGTTGGACGAGGTGGGCGCCAGCGAGTCCGAGGAAGCGGACACTGACGAGTCCGGGAACGCGGACGCTGACGAGTCTGCGGAAGCCCGCGCGGACGAGTCGGAGGAAGTTGGCGACGCTCAGGGTGCGGAAGCTGACGCCGACGAGTCCGGAGAAGCTGGCGCGGCCGAGTCCGGGGAAGCGCGCGCGGGCGAGTCGGAGGAAGCCGACGACGCTGAGGTTGAGGAAGCTAGCGCCGGCGCAGGCGAGGTCCACGAGTCTGCGGCCGCGTCGGCTGAGGCTGCGGCGGGTTCAGGTGACGAGGCGGCTGAGGCCGGGGCTGACGATCTTGAGTCGGGCAATCAGGGTGCGGACGCTGCCGAAGTCGACGAGGACTTGTCTGCTGACGAGTCCACCGACGCAGCAGAAGCCGATGCAGCAGAAGCCGATCCCGTCGAAGCTGGTGCAGCGGAAGTCGATGCGAATGCCGATGCTGCGCAGGCCGATGCCGCGGATGCTAGCGGGGCGGATGTCGATGGTGCCGACGCGGATGCCGATGCCGCAGACGTTGGCGAGGCTGAGCTTGAAGCGGCAGAGTCGACGGAGTCTGGCGTCGGTGAGTCGGAGGAGTCAGGATCCGCTGAGGCTCAGGTAGTCGGCCCGATGGCTGGGCTGGCTGGGCTGGCTGAGGTTGCTGCGGCTTCGGAGGGTGCGGCTGCGGTGGCCACTGACGCGCTGGAGGCTGCGGGAACTACCGCGCCCGCTGGTGCTGCGGAGGCTGGTGCTGCGGCTCGTGCTGCGGAGGCCATGGTTGAGCCGGTGGCTGTTGTGGGGGTGGCTGGGCGGTTCCCAGGGGCTGAGGGGGTTGAGCAGTTCTGGGAGAACTTGCTGTCGGGTGTGGAGAGTGTTCGGCGGTTCTCGCCGGAGGAGGTTGGGCAGTCGGCTGACGGTGCGGTGGCGGTCAGTGGGGTGCTGGAGCACGTTGAGTCGTTCGATGCGAAGTTCTTCGGGTTGAGTGACCGCGAGGCGGAGTTGATGGATCCGGCTCAGCGGTTGTTCCTCGAGGTTTGTCATCAGGCGTTGGAGCATGGCGGGTACGCCGGTACGTCGAGCCGGGTCGGCGTCTTCGCGGGCTCGGGCATGAATCTGTACCACCGTCAGCACCAGTCGCGGGATTCGCTCGCTACCCGCGTGGCGTACCGTCTGGGTCTTACCGGCCCGGCGATCGGTGTGCAGTCGGCGTGGTCGTCCTCGCTGGTCGCCGTACATCTGGCCTGTCAGGCGTTGCGGTCGGGTGACGCGGATCTCGCGCTCGCCGGCGCCGCCGCCGTACAGGTGCCTCAGGCAACGAGTTATCACCCGACGCCGGAGTCGATCCTTTCGCCGAGCGGTCATGTCCGGGCCTTCGCCGCGGACGCCGACGGCACCGTGGGCGGCAACGGGGTCGCCGCCGTACTGCTGAAGCGCCTCGACCAGGCCCTCGCCGACGGCGACACGGTGTACGCCGTGATCCGCGGTACTGCGGTCAGCAACGAGGACGCCCCGTCGGGGAACCAGGTCGAGTTGATCGAGCGCGCGCTCGAGCGGGCCGGGTTCGAGGCGGACTCGCTCAGCTACATCGAGGCGAACGGGATCGGCAGCGCGACCGCCGACGCGGCCGAGGTGCGCTCGCTGACGACCGCGCTGCGAAGGCACACCGACAAGGTCGGGTTCTGCACGATCGGCTCGGTGAAGCCGAACATCGGCCACCTGGACAGCGCCGCGGGGATGGCCGGCCTGATCAAGACCATCCTGATGCTGCAGCACCGGATGCTGGTCCCGACGATCAACTACACCGCGCCGAACCCGGCCCTGGCCCTCGACGGCAGCCCGTTTGTGATCGGCACCGAGGCGCGCGAGTGGACGGCGCCCGATCGAGCCGGCGGTACGACGCTCCGCGCGGGCGTCAGCGCGATCGATGCCGGCGGCACCAATGCGCACGTGATCCTGGAGGAGGCGCCCCGGCAGATCCGCCGCGGCGACGACGGCCCCGTCGTACTCCCGCTGTCCGCGCCCGACCCGGACGCCCTGGCCGACCTCGTCGAGCTGTACCGCACTGACCTCGACCACGGCACCGGCCACCGCCTCATCGATCTGGCCGGTACGGCGGCACTCGGCCGACCGGCGCATCGGCACCGGATCGCGGTCGCGGGCGGCACGGAGGCCGAGCTTGTCGAGGCGCTCGGGTCCGCGCAGGCAACCGAAGTACCGCGTGGTGGACCCGGCCCGCTGGGCTACGCCTTCACCGGACAGGGCGCCGCCCGTCGTGGCATGGCCGCCGGTCTCGCCGCGCGCTTCCCGGTCTTCCGGTCGGTGCTGGACGAGTGCGACCGCGTGTACCACGAGGAGACCGGCGGCAGCCTGCTCGAGCTCCTGCTGACCCCAGCGGCCGGTACTGCGGAAGGCGTGTGGCCGACCGAGACCGCGCAGCCGGCCCTGTTCGCGTTCGAGCTCGCACTTGCGCGGCTTTGGCAGTCGTTCGGTGTGCAGCCCGCGCTTGTCGTCGGGCACAGCGTGGGGGAGTACGCCGCGCTGTGTGTCGCCGGGGCGTTGTCGCTACCGGACGGCGTCCGGCTCACCGCGAAACGTGGCGAGCTCATGCAGCGCGGAACGGTGCCCGGGGCAATGGTCTCGGTCCGTGCGGACGCTGACCGGGTCCGCGAGATCGCCCGGACCGTCGGCGTTGAGGTTGCTGCAGGCAACGGT from Kribbella sp. NBC_00709 carries:
- a CDS encoding carboxylesterase/lipase family protein — encoded protein: MSDPGPEVRTTTGLVRGRSENGLAVFRGIPFARPPVGELRFAAPQPAEAWAGVREAMSFGPPPPQSLIFGPPSNPVSGDDWLTVNVWSPHLRSALPVMVWIYGGGYAFGQSGDPSYDGMRLAADGDVVVVTFNHRLGIDGFGQVEGAPANRGLLDQIAALEWVRANIAAFGGDPAHVTVFGQSAGAGSIAALLAMPRAAGLFRRAITQSAPGTFFSPPLAGDIMAAIADLLDLAPTVDELRKVAIAELVEASDTVATAMQPEIARWGAAAYMGIPLAPVVDGDVLPRTPFEALADGAGRDVELIAGHTRDEYRLLLAADGRLGNLTDEDAATALRMLAPVGYREAYPDASAERLYELVHSDWLFRMPSHRLAEAQVTGGGRAYAYDLTWPDTGLGACHGLDVPLVFGTTPLLGFLVEPEQLRDADQVSHLLRTAWIAFAHTGDPGWPKYDETHRLVASLSTELTVTPYPEETSRDLWASHSFAPLPLLDT
- a CDS encoding non-ribosomal peptide synthetase/type I polyketide synthase; the encoded protein is MRSGADRPAISTGPALMIPAGYPRDLPSALLRAARDFSGAGVVEIGADGRETKLDFPTLLELAARILAGLRANGVRAGDPAVVHCTEPVGFFAAFWACTLGGIRPLLVAPNPGGDRTEEGRERLRKITDLLGWTVLIGRPSDLPNDLGLPVLDPDAMAGHEPTSDFHRPAADDVAVLMLSSGSTGTPKIVQLTHRGLVEFAAGTPAMLPVRPGQTTLNWLPLDRSGAFLLYHLLPVFTGCTNIHVNTDWVLANPLRWLDLMDQHRVNHSWSPNFGYRLATAAVAGEPDRHWDLSALRSLVSGGEQITVPVMSEFLRVTNRFGVVPETFVAAWGMTETVTGITFARPGLTPNVHRVRIPPTGVVEWVDQRPSSGKVAVARPGKPRTDAPGVLSLVSVGAPAPGTTVRIVAPNGAVLPEGRIGQLQVASARVTPGYLGNLEADRTAFPVGNWPARKWLATGDQGFITGGQVVITGRDSERIIMSGKLHYAHDIESVATTVVGAEHGLVAACGVADEESGTDRLVVFYALTADSVPGMDQAIRSLIQTRLGLPAQVVGVPRRDFPTTPGGKILRPLLKQRWIDGTLLQPPAAPHVEPAGATPNSGPTGQGPSATPETTPYADEDPSERTTELPVVRLAWKRELQQSIPTPPQRPTLGTPTPPPPAPALSEPATSATPEDSAVPEAASTSASNLVSTEPVPSESAPSLASDAAASESTPTDPASAAEQTVSGPAASDSADASEPATSEPDVPLTSGFASDPAQEESAAAAPDASEVPAADSEPATEPAESAALADAADAAEVDPAHTEPATAEAPGDSAVPEAELTAESAAPGATDSGASAVPATGVELEPEQTEAATAEERESSATAVPAAELTEEAHESATPAPTASDALEVPAAELDPDAESGADAEAAATAEVTAEAAGSETPVVPTLEDEPAVEETSPDASTAAVEGTPGAVQDPEAPAAETHPIAVPVVADDAADEESTNTAQAAPAPIESQEQAEREDAAGEQAGAEVEADEAGSEYERSSDDESDVGDVESGTAAADVDAVDAEQAADEPADHQLDTDAELEPGAPTAVDGADGAEAEATESAGSGGIVANELDEVGASESEEADTDESGNADADESAEARADESEEVGDAQGAEADADESGEAGAAESGEARAGESEEADDAEVEEASAGAGEVHESAAASAEAAAGSGDEAAEAGADDLESGNQGADAAEVDEDLSADESTDAAEADAAEADPVEAGAAEVDANADAAQADAADASGADVDGADADADAADVGEAELEAAESTESGVGESEESGSAEAQVVGPMAGLAGLAEVAAASEGAAAVATDALEAAGTTAPAGAAEAGAAARAAEAMVEPVAVVGVAGRFPGAEGVEQFWENLLSGVESVRRFSPEEVGQSADGAVAVSGVLEHVESFDAKFFGLSDREAELMDPAQRLFLEVCHQALEHGGYAGTSSRVGVFAGSGMNLYHRQHQSRDSLATRVAYRLGLTGPAIGVQSAWSSSLVAVHLACQALRSGDADLALAGAAAVQVPQATSYHPTPESILSPSGHVRAFAADADGTVGGNGVAAVLLKRLDQALADGDTVYAVIRGTAVSNEDAPSGNQVELIERALERAGFEADSLSYIEANGIGSATADAAEVRSLTTALRRHTDKVGFCTIGSVKPNIGHLDSAAGMAGLIKTILMLQHRMLVPTINYTAPNPALALDGSPFVIGTEAREWTAPDRAGGTTLRAGVSAIDAGGTNAHVILEEAPRQIRRGDDGPVVLPLSAPDPDALADLVELYRTDLDHGTGHRLIDLAGTAALGRPAHRHRIAVAGGTEAELVEALGSAQATEVPRGGPGPLGYAFTGQGAARRGMAAGLAARFPVFRSVLDECDRVYHEETGGSLLELLLTPAAGTAEGVWPTETAQPALFAFELALARLWQSFGVQPALVVGHSVGEYAALCVAGALSLPDGVRLTAKRGELMQRGTVPGAMVSVRADADRVREIARTVGVEVAAGNGPQSFVLTGSEVIVGQLAAQLDRLEVAWQRLDVDRAFHSSLVDPILADFAEIVGEITLKPLRTPMVSSWSGDLLESGTVLDGDYLVGQLRQPVLFGDAVEAVTAAGCRRFLELGPDAVLSPAGRRIAPNSTWIPAQRLGQDPVLATMNGLAELYEQGTEIAWAKVYPDGGRVPLPTYPFRRVHHPVDPSVTVVVGPGTAVAGDNNAAAARANAFERAARAQSPVFEPPSNAAVKRIPLDPPMQPVEPEPAVVEETERSPFALPAETHSIDADYLAQAGSLPGDEVSAERYRDSLDVVLDLTCEQLNLDPYDLTVDHTFAELGATPAKMAPVIDEINSRFEAELAPDDLFLTYTTPHKLATAVAVQTAEAEPAAEAESAEEAETAESTQAVGADVATVAESDVEGDAREESVEPASRPDPRAALAVLGSGLAELAAKVDEAAAATSEAELPGSGMAALMSQQLRVAGQLVDGVTQLMREQLALLGDQPDAEQAAEKIEESATELPVRDIPLTDEAAEPWVDEDAAEAARSTAERQATADGRRADLAYWHQVLAGAEPLVLPADHVRAAGEDTVASVKQELEEELGDAVFAYSRERKLSPVMTMLAAVAAVLGRFAAQDDVTIGSAPTRPKGDTSTAARRALPLRIDLSGEPDLGELAQRIRDITAGAFDHAGTDPAVLERDPLFQILVDFEDGDDELPSTVDLRFRLTHHGAGITCRADYRSGLFEQATIERLLAYLAEVLHRATTRPALRIPELVGPIEADLKALRELEADVAPGGPIGRVRRDAVVAGELSGLHTLFERQVARTPDAIALVQGGRELTYAELDRRSNTVAWQLVDLGVKPGQLVAVRVARGTEMVVAVLAVLKSGAAYLPLDPGVPESRWAFMVQDAKAVALVGDDAALADRLGLRLVPVAAVDGDPRARQAPPVRAAADDVAYCIYTSGSTGNPKGVVVPHRGPVNLVRHYLRTRRSLRTLQWTSFGFDVHVQEMFTTLASGAALVLIGEDDRYDPDAVVAALRDHGVERLFMAFSPLTALLATMRRLPELPALREIVAGGEAMVLTHKVRDFLDAHPDCRLFNEYGPAEASIVTTINEVDPAEDRPSIGRPIEGVVVRLLDAALRPVPVGAVGEIHLGGAAVAQGYVGRPEETEDAFVPDPGHPGARLYRSRDLGRWRADGTLEYLGRADDQVKIRGHRVEPGETEHVLADQPGVVDAVVVAQANPGGDTCLIGYVVLEDSDPAVLARLMLDLGKELPIYLVPADLIPIEELPLDDNGRLDRTRLPEPEWLKP